One stretch of Sander vitreus isolate 19-12246 chromosome 16, sanVit1, whole genome shotgun sequence DNA includes these proteins:
- the LOC144531875 gene encoding uncharacterized protein LOC144531875 isoform X1, with amino-acid sequence MCTATEKVSFPCKTWSFFQKLSPTKLGPYNQTTRHKSPHSSPVFPPPSSTMTTSLPPPESRGIDHSLLTCGETKCSGHGACKVPLGGSIGFVCDCDLGYRGQFCENTVNGALSVTLTLSVLALIIGGLIVAFILAKMKQKHKKRKREQLAKMVRQ; translated from the exons ATGTGCACAGCTACTGAAAAGGTCAGTTTTCCATG CAAAACATGGTCCTTTTTCCAGAAGCTCAGTCCAACGAAGCTAGGACCATACAACCAGACGACTAGGCATAAGTCTCCTCACAGCAG CCCAGtgtttcctcctccctcctctacgATGACCACCTCTTTACCTCCTCCCGAATCTCGAGGCATTGACCACAGCCTGCTGACCTGTGGAGAGACTAAGTGCAGTGGCCATGGTGCCTGTAAGGTTCCTCTGGGTGGCAGCATCGGTTTTGTGTGCGACTGTGACCTGGGCTACCGGGGCCAATTCTGCGAGAACACGGTCAACGGGGCCTTAAGTGTAACGCTGACCCTGAGTGTGCTGGCCCTCATCATCGGGGGGCTGATCGTGGCTTTCATCCTCGCCAAGATGAAGCAGAAGCATAAAAAGAGGAAGAG GGAACAACTGGCAAAAATGGTCAGACAGTGA
- the LOC144531371 gene encoding eukaryotic translation initiation factor 4E-binding protein 2-like codes for MSAGGQTTGGRDIPAVRRVTIHDAAHMPQDYSTTPGGTLFSTTPGGTRIIYDRKFLLQCRTSPLARTPPNLPDIPGVTRPLKPNSTNDTNQPEQTRSNNTEHILHTEESTDAQFEMDI; via the exons ATGTCAGCGGGAGGTCAGACCACCGGGGGCCGAGATATCCCGGCTGTTAGACGGGTCACCATCCACGATGCTGCCCACATGCCCCAGGACTACTCTACGACTCCCGGAGGGACTCTGTTCAGCACTACTCCAGGAG GTACCAGAATAATCTACGACAGGAAGTTCCTCCTGCAGTGTCGGACGTCTCCTCTTGCTCGTACGCCTCCCAATCTGCCTGACATCCCAGGAGTCACCAGGCCGCTCAAACCCAACTCCACCAATGACACAAACCAGCCTGAACAGACACGCAGCAATAACACAGAGCACATCCTGCATACAGAGGAGAGCACAG ATGCCCAGTTTGAAATGGACATCTGA
- the LOC144531875 gene encoding uncharacterized protein LOC144531875 isoform X2, with protein sequence MLCAQLLKSKTWSFFQKLSPTKLGPYNQTTRHKSPHSSPVFPPPSSTMTTSLPPPESRGIDHSLLTCGETKCSGHGACKVPLGGSIGFVCDCDLGYRGQFCENTVNGALSVTLTLSVLALIIGGLIVAFILAKMKQKHKKRKREQLAKMVRQ encoded by the exons ATGTTATGTGCACAGCTACTGAAAAG CAAAACATGGTCCTTTTTCCAGAAGCTCAGTCCAACGAAGCTAGGACCATACAACCAGACGACTAGGCATAAGTCTCCTCACAGCAG CCCAGtgtttcctcctccctcctctacgATGACCACCTCTTTACCTCCTCCCGAATCTCGAGGCATTGACCACAGCCTGCTGACCTGTGGAGAGACTAAGTGCAGTGGCCATGGTGCCTGTAAGGTTCCTCTGGGTGGCAGCATCGGTTTTGTGTGCGACTGTGACCTGGGCTACCGGGGCCAATTCTGCGAGAACACGGTCAACGGGGCCTTAAGTGTAACGCTGACCCTGAGTGTGCTGGCCCTCATCATCGGGGGGCTGATCGTGGCTTTCATCCTCGCCAAGATGAAGCAGAAGCATAAAAAGAGGAAGAG GGAACAACTGGCAAAAATGGTCAGACAGTGA
- the LOC144531782 gene encoding nodal homolog 2-A-like, whose product MKGLAVDFSFALLLLVDLVLGLGAQPFPGMHPDALLRGMSAGSRRTVQRQQASRLPFYMMQLYRTMLTDDRDRTLADIVSHTTTEDNPGLHDSDSVISLVAKSCQQIGKRWSVTFDMSSMSASEDVQLAELRIRLPAFTESSRASVDIYHSNRDRCSGMHCPENKLFLGRLRAHPSSMVSRSSWKVFNMTEMLRGWLQREHSAQRMEEDEAEVKEEEEQEQEGVQHTTADRVMMVVFLRQNPNSQQMPTLIRTAEHSKYVNLDRERVTAGSGSRPRSRRAKRHHHTQQQGHRVAGAGAAPPSKPTEEEEKGPLCRKLDMWVDFEKLGWSEWIVYPKQYNAYRCEGSCPTPVDETFTPTNHAYMQSLLKLHHSDKVPCLSCVPTRLSPLSMLYFENGKMITRHHENMVVEECGCH is encoded by the exons ATGAAGGGACTAGCAGTGGATTTCTCTTTTGCGCTTCTTCTTCTGGTGGATTTAGTTCTGGGTCTCGGCGCACAGCCCTTTCCTGGGATGCATCCTGACGCACTGCTCCGTGGGATGAGCGCCGGCTCCAGACGCACTGTGCAGAGGCAGCAGGCCAGCAGGCTGCCCTTCTACATGATGCAGCTCTACCGGACCATGCTGACCGACGACCGGGATAGGACTCTGGCTGACATCGTGAGCCACACCACGACGGAGGACAACCCCGGTCTGCACGACTCCGACTCTGTGATCAGCCTGGTCGCTAAGA GCTGCCAGCAGATTGGCAAGAGGTGGTCCGTCACCTTTGACATGTCCTCTATGTCTGCAAGCGAAGATGTCCAACTGGCTGAACTTCGCATCCGCCTGCCCGCCTTCACAGAATCTTCCCGAGCCTCAGTGGACATCTACCACTCCAACAGGGACAGATGCTCCGGCATGCACTGCCCAGAGAACAAGCTGTTCCTGGGCCGCCTGAGAGCTCATCCCAGTTCCATGGTTTCCCGTTCCTCCTGGAAGGTGTTCAACATGACAGAGATGCTCCGTGGCTGGCTGCAGCGGGAGCACTCTGCacagaggatggaggaggatgaggctgaggtgaaggaggaggaagagcaggagCAGGAGGGAGTCCAACACACTACAGCTGACCGGGTCATGATGGTGGTCTTCTTAAGGCAGAACCCAAACAGCCAGCAAATGCCAACTCTCATCCGCACAGCAGAGCACTCCAAGTACGTGAATCTGGACCGGGAGCGTGTGACGGCTGGCTCTGGTTCCAGGCCGAGGAGCCGCAGGGCCAAGAGGCACCACCACACCCAGCAGCAGGGACATAGAGTtgctggagctggagctgctccaCCCAGCAAGcccacagaggaggaggagaagggtcCTCTTTGCAGGAAGTTGGACATGTGGGTGGACTTCGAGAAGCTCGGCTGGAGCGAGTGGATTGTCTATCCCAAACAGTACAACGCCTATCGCTGTGAAGGGAGCTGTCCAACACCAGTAGATGAGACCTTTACCCCAACCAACCATGCATACATGCAG agCCTTCTGAAACTTCACCACTCAGACAAGGTGCCATGTCTGTCCTGCGTGCCAACACGCCTGTCACCGCTTTCCATGTTGTACTTTGAGAATGGGAAGATGATCACGAGGCATCACGAGAACATGGTGGTGGAGGAGTGCGGCTGCCACTGA